A window of the Halomarina salina genome harbors these coding sequences:
- a CDS encoding AMP-binding protein — MTQIRSFDGLPQEQETKVSVLETQADQYGEETFLIYGPEDRKVSFAELNEIANRIANSLRNLGLRKGERVSLLFRDPLRTLFAMFGIKKAGGIYAPINFEYKGKTLTYQLNDLDSEILLLEDQYTDRLNAITEDLKTYPKVVLLQTDAESEPLDAAFTQSTFAQLREGSPERPSVDVSWMDPASIIYTSGTTGKPKGCLLSHRWPIYYTKARRAVMNEEDTIHSVVPMYHVVGPYWDTTTALMTGARISLWDRFSTSSFWDRVEQYQATNTTLISVMQSWLMNQPAQPDDHRNPLNKVQMSPLPENHVEIAERFGFEFITCGFGQTESGRPLGGLIHAARGNNATPDGLRHGQDPEEIIRNSEKLGVAVVEEVPEDRFMGNPMPWAEVAILDDDDERLPPGEVGQLAIRPQQSEIILKEYFGAPEKTVEAWSNLWWHTGDAAYQDESGHFYFVDRIGDVIRRRGENISSMQIQNTVTSHDGVAEAAVFPIPASEGGEDEVATIVQPKTEQSLSEADVRSYLEDLLPKFMRPQHIRIEEKLPTTETNKLEKYKLRERYFED; from the coding sequence ATGACACAGATACGTTCGTTTGACGGGTTGCCTCAAGAACAGGAGACGAAGGTTAGCGTCCTCGAGACACAAGCCGACCAATACGGTGAGGAGACATTCCTTATCTACGGTCCAGAGGATCGGAAGGTCTCGTTCGCAGAACTCAACGAAATCGCCAACCGAATCGCGAATTCGCTCCGTAATCTCGGCCTCAGAAAAGGCGAGCGAGTATCCCTCCTCTTCCGTGATCCACTACGGACGCTGTTTGCCATGTTCGGCATCAAGAAAGCCGGTGGCATCTACGCGCCGATAAACTTCGAGTATAAGGGCAAGACGTTGACATACCAGCTCAATGATCTGGACTCGGAGATTTTGTTGCTCGAGGATCAGTACACCGATCGACTGAACGCGATAACGGAGGATCTCAAGACGTATCCAAAGGTCGTCCTCTTACAGACAGATGCAGAAAGTGAACCGCTCGATGCAGCCTTCACTCAGTCCACATTCGCTCAGCTCAGGGAGGGAAGCCCAGAACGGCCCTCAGTCGATGTTAGCTGGATGGATCCAGCAAGCATTATCTACACTTCGGGGACGACGGGCAAGCCGAAGGGGTGTTTGCTGTCCCATCGCTGGCCAATCTACTACACGAAAGCAAGACGGGCGGTTATGAACGAGGAGGATACGATTCATTCGGTCGTACCAATGTATCACGTCGTCGGGCCGTACTGGGACACAACGACGGCGTTGATGACGGGTGCCCGAATATCGCTGTGGGATAGGTTCAGTACCTCGAGCTTCTGGGACCGTGTTGAGCAGTACCAGGCAACGAATACAACGCTTATCTCGGTGATGCAGTCGTGGCTGATGAATCAGCCCGCACAACCGGATGATCATCGCAACCCACTCAATAAAGTACAGATGTCACCACTGCCGGAGAACCATGTTGAGATCGCGGAACGTTTCGGGTTCGAGTTCATTACCTGCGGTTTCGGTCAGACAGAAAGTGGTCGCCCATTAGGCGGGCTTATCCATGCTGCACGAGGGAACAACGCTACGCCAGATGGTTTACGTCATGGCCAAGACCCGGAAGAGATCATCCGCAACTCGGAGAAATTGGGCGTCGCCGTAGTCGAGGAAGTGCCAGAAGATCGGTTCATGGGCAATCCGATGCCATGGGCGGAGGTCGCGATTCTTGACGACGACGACGAACGGCTCCCCCCCGGCGAGGTAGGCCAACTCGCAATCAGACCCCAGCAGTCCGAAATCATTCTCAAGGAGTACTTCGGGGCGCCGGAGAAGACAGTCGAGGCGTGGAGCAACCTCTGGTGGCACACCGGTGATGCAGCCTATCAGGACGAATCTGGGCACTTCTACTTTGTAGACCGGATTGGAGATGTTATCCGACGCCGGGGCGAGAACATTTCATCGATGCAAATCCAGAATACCGTCACCAGCCATGACGGTGTCGCGGAAGCAGCTGTATTTCCCATTCCAGCATCTGAGGGGGGTGAAGATGAAGTCGCGACAATCGTTCAGCCGAAGACAGAGCAGTCACTGTCAGAAGCCGACGTTCGCTCGTATCTTGAGGACCTACTACCGAAGTTCATGCGACCACAGCATATTCGAATCGAAGAGAAGCTTCCAACGACCGAGACGAATAAACTCGAGAAGTACAAACTGCGTGAGCGATACTTCGAAGACTGA
- a CDS encoding acyl-CoA synthetase, whose amino-acid sequence MTWYVTLEQETYDQAVEEFSWDILPENYNIARDHLRKHNDPRGRVALFQAYHDGRRETYTFHDLDRASNKVAHALEELGVGFGDRVAIVCSQRPEFMMTAYACWKLGAVTVPCSILTGEDGLQYRLEKATVKTAVVSQEAIDTVNSIRESSLSLEQVIQIDGEVQGDDRQFSSLLDGQSACYEIKDTDPDTPAMIIFTSGTTSKPKGVLHSHGKGVNACPAAYMEHNRDIIGKSVFWSPADWVWIAGFANAIVPAFHYGRPIVGYPKKKFDPEYAYEIIEEFGVTDTLLTATAIQKMRTVNNPTERYDLALDVIHSGGEPVPVELYEWVDQTFDDVDLTQGYGLTEAQPIVANCPDWFEPKPGTIGKPVPGYDVRIIDPETGEQMPRGDEGMIAVRDNGEPGIFKGYIDDPTKTEEMYLGDWLLSGDLATRDEEGYIWFESRDDDVIITSGYRVAAAEVEAAVGAHEAVEVVGVVGKPDETRNEVIQAFVQLAPDANATEATKQNIRKFVKNSLARYEYPHEIVFVGEIPITETDKVDYQTLRQWS is encoded by the coding sequence ATGACATGGTATGTCACTCTGGAGCAAGAGACCTACGACCAGGCAGTCGAGGAATTCTCCTGGGATATACTCCCAGAGAATTACAATATCGCCCGGGACCACCTTCGCAAGCACAACGACCCACGGGGTCGTGTCGCTCTTTTCCAAGCGTATCATGATGGGCGTCGTGAAACCTACACATTCCACGACCTTGATCGGGCTTCCAACAAGGTCGCTCATGCACTAGAGGAATTAGGAGTTGGATTTGGTGATCGGGTCGCTATCGTTTGCTCGCAGCGACCAGAGTTCATGATGACGGCCTACGCCTGTTGGAAACTCGGCGCAGTGACGGTCCCCTGTTCAATTCTCACCGGCGAAGACGGCCTTCAATATCGGCTTGAGAAAGCCACTGTCAAAACAGCCGTCGTAAGTCAAGAAGCAATTGATACGGTCAATTCGATTCGAGAGAGCTCCCTTTCGTTGGAGCAAGTAATTCAGATCGACGGCGAGGTCCAAGGCGACGATCGGCAGTTCTCGTCGCTGCTTGATGGACAATCTGCTTGCTATGAAATCAAGGATACGGACCCCGACACGCCTGCGATGATCATCTTTACTAGTGGGACGACAAGCAAGCCAAAAGGAGTCTTACACTCCCATGGTAAGGGTGTGAACGCCTGTCCTGCGGCGTACATGGAACACAACCGTGATATCATTGGGAAATCGGTGTTCTGGTCACCTGCGGACTGGGTATGGATTGCTGGCTTCGCGAACGCCATCGTCCCAGCGTTCCACTATGGTCGCCCTATTGTGGGCTATCCAAAGAAGAAGTTCGACCCTGAGTATGCCTACGAGATTATCGAAGAGTTCGGAGTCACAGACACGCTGCTTACAGCGACGGCGATTCAGAAGATGCGAACGGTCAACAATCCAACAGAGCGGTACGATCTCGCGCTGGACGTAATCCACTCAGGTGGTGAGCCTGTGCCCGTCGAACTGTATGAGTGGGTCGACCAAACGTTCGATGACGTCGACCTCACACAAGGCTACGGGCTAACCGAAGCGCAGCCAATCGTCGCGAACTGTCCTGACTGGTTCGAGCCTAAACCGGGGACAATTGGGAAACCAGTACCCGGATACGACGTGCGCATTATCGATCCGGAGACAGGCGAGCAAATGCCACGAGGAGATGAAGGAATGATCGCGGTAAGGGATAACGGTGAACCGGGGATTTTCAAGGGGTATATCGACGACCCGACGAAAACCGAAGAGATGTATCTCGGTGACTGGTTGCTTTCAGGTGATTTAGCGACTCGAGACGAAGAGGGATATATCTGGTTTGAGTCCCGTGACGATGATGTCATTATCACGAGTGGCTATAGGGTGGCTGCCGCGGAGGTCGAAGCGGCTGTCGGAGCCCATGAGGCAGTTGAGGTAGTCGGTGTTGTTGGCAAACCCGATGAGACTCGGAACGAAGTCATTCAGGCGTTTGTCCAGCTGGCACCGGACGCTAATGCGACTGAAGCGACCAAACAGAATATCAGAAAGTTCGTCAAGAACTCGCTAGCCAGGTACGAGTACCCACATGAAATCGTGTTTGTCGGCGAAATTCCAATTACTGAAACCGATAAAGTCGATTATCAGACCCTCAGACAGTGGTCGTGA
- a CDS encoding AMP-binding protein: MGLPSEVQPAFDDRPIENHTFKSALEHRADVFGDDPYLIYGHDDRQVSYAELDAVSNAIGNTLAQIGVEKGDNVSVMFRNPLQTAFAIYGINKIGAVYSPINFDYKGDILTYQINDSAPSVLLVEDQYIERINMVADELNTVDHLVVYKTDDGGVPVDDHFECSTFSAAKDGNTGETEVTIDWSDPASIMYTSGTTGQPKGCVLPYRWIFGNYSLFRSATIDRGDTIHYSLPLYHVSATYNGLAPALIAGTSVVLWDQFSTSEFWERIERYEATTTTLISVMQSWLMSQPEEPDDHRNSLNKVQMAPLPENHVEMCERFGFDLLTGQYGQTECGNPVTGVISPDNADRQTPDEVRRGMNPDEAVRVAKALDVPVYEEAPGERFIGTSMPLIKATVLDENDEELPPGEVGEFAVRPQRPGVIMSEYYRAPDKTVKAWSNLWWHTGDAVFRDEDHNFYFVDRIGDVIRRRGENVSSMQIQNSINDHPAVTETAVFPVPADEGGEDDIAAIVQHVDGAAVTDADLYEHIEPKLPEFMHPQYIEVVADLPTTETNKVEKYKLRQQFIDGELNS; encoded by the coding sequence ATGGGCCTCCCTTCAGAGGTACAACCAGCGTTTGATGATCGACCAATTGAGAACCATACGTTCAAGAGCGCGCTCGAACACAGAGCGGACGTATTCGGCGATGACCCCTATCTTATCTACGGGCATGACGACCGGCAGGTGTCCTATGCTGAACTCGACGCAGTATCGAATGCAATCGGCAACACCCTCGCTCAGATTGGAGTCGAGAAAGGTGACAATGTTTCTGTCATGTTTCGCAACCCGCTACAGACGGCGTTTGCCATCTACGGTATCAACAAAATCGGAGCCGTCTACAGCCCTATCAACTTCGACTACAAGGGAGATATCCTCACCTACCAAATCAACGACTCAGCGCCGAGCGTACTGTTAGTCGAAGACCAGTACATCGAGCGAATCAACATGGTCGCCGACGAATTGAACACGGTTGACCATCTTGTCGTCTATAAGACCGATGACGGTGGGGTCCCGGTCGATGACCATTTCGAATGCTCGACGTTCTCCGCTGCAAAAGACGGTAATACGGGTGAAACGGAGGTCACGATCGATTGGAGTGACCCTGCGAGTATCATGTACACCTCCGGGACAACCGGTCAACCGAAGGGTTGTGTCCTCCCATATCGGTGGATCTTCGGTAACTACTCATTGTTCCGCTCAGCGACCATCGATCGAGGCGATACAATTCATTACTCGCTGCCGTTGTACCACGTCTCAGCAACGTACAATGGTCTTGCACCTGCACTCATCGCCGGAACCTCAGTTGTTCTGTGGGACCAGTTCAGTACCTCAGAGTTCTGGGAGCGAATCGAACGGTACGAAGCGACGACGACAACACTCATCTCAGTGATGCAATCGTGGCTGATGAGTCAGCCCGAGGAACCAGATGACCATCGAAATTCTCTCAACAAGGTACAGATGGCGCCACTGCCGGAGAACCACGTTGAGATGTGTGAGCGATTTGGATTCGACCTACTCACCGGGCAGTACGGACAGACCGAGTGCGGAAATCCAGTGACGGGGGTCATCAGTCCGGACAACGCGGACCGTCAAACACCAGACGAAGTTCGAAGAGGGATGAATCCAGACGAGGCTGTTAGGGTAGCCAAGGCACTCGATGTGCCTGTTTACGAAGAAGCACCTGGAGAGCGATTCATAGGTACATCGATGCCCCTCATCAAGGCGACAGTACTCGATGAGAACGACGAGGAGTTGCCTCCCGGTGAGGTAGGAGAGTTCGCTGTCCGGCCACAGCGTCCAGGAGTCATCATGTCGGAGTACTATCGAGCACCCGATAAGACGGTCAAGGCGTGGAGTAATCTCTGGTGGCACACTGGAGATGCGGTGTTTAGAGACGAGGACCACAACTTCTACTTCGTTGATCGGATTGGTGATGTAATTCGGCGTCGAGGAGAGAATGTTTCCTCGATGCAAATTCAGAACTCGATTAACGACCATCCAGCCGTCACCGAAACAGCCGTGTTCCCTGTCCCGGCGGATGAAGGTGGAGAGGACGACATCGCCGCAATCGTTCAGCACGTCGATGGCGCTGCGGTGACAGACGCTGACCTCTATGAGCATATCGAACCCAAGCTTCCGGAATTCATGCACCCCCAGTACATCGAAGTCGTCGCTGATCTTCCAACGACCGAGACGAACAAGGTTGAAAAGTACAAACTACGTCAGCAATTCATTGATGGCGAGCTGAACAGTTGA
- a CDS encoding enoyl-CoA hydratase/isomerase family protein, which translates to MESTEYDNLVVRRDGSVVHVTMESQSQFNALNTEMASELADVATMLAEDDETRCLTLTGSDEVYCPGADLSQFTGDESDAAALRAEASELHRALIHLHQAELPIVGAINGTAAGAGFSLALFPDIVVMSEDARLEFAYPRIGLTGDGGSTFMLPRIVGLRQAMEIILMDEPIYPERAVELGLATEVVESEDLNQRTEEIAAKLAEGPTHAIGKTKRLVHESFDRAFADQLAAETEAISSATRTTDYERGFAAFGTDEEPEFTGR; encoded by the coding sequence ATGGAGTCGACAGAGTATGATAATCTGGTGGTTCGTCGCGACGGGAGTGTTGTTCACGTTACGATGGAGAGCCAGAGTCAATTCAACGCATTGAACACGGAAATGGCGAGCGAATTGGCCGACGTCGCAACGATGCTCGCTGAAGACGACGAAACACGCTGTCTCACACTCACTGGCTCGGACGAGGTATACTGCCCGGGAGCGGATCTATCGCAGTTCACAGGCGACGAAAGCGACGCTGCGGCACTGCGTGCCGAAGCGTCCGAACTCCATCGGGCCTTAATCCACTTACATCAAGCCGAGCTGCCAATCGTCGGTGCTATCAACGGAACTGCTGCGGGGGCCGGTTTCAGTCTCGCTCTCTTCCCGGACATCGTTGTGATGAGTGAGGACGCTCGGCTGGAGTTCGCTTACCCTCGAATCGGGCTAACTGGCGACGGGGGGTCGACGTTCATGCTTCCTCGTATTGTCGGACTACGTCAGGCAATGGAGATTATATTGATGGACGAGCCGATTTACCCCGAGCGTGCCGTTGAGCTTGGCCTCGCCACTGAAGTCGTCGAAAGTGAGGACCTCAATCAGCGAACAGAGGAAATTGCGGCGAAACTTGCAGAAGGACCGACACATGCGATTGGGAAGACGAAGCGCCTCGTGCACGAGAGCTTCGATCGAGCGTTCGCTGACCAACTCGCAGCGGAGACCGAGGCGATTTCATCCGCGACGCGGACAACTGACTACGAAAGAGGGTTTGCAGCGTTCGGAACGGACGAGGAGCCGGAGTTCACGGGTCGGTAA
- a CDS encoding MarR family transcriptional regulator, translating into MSGTENQQPIPRAMIHKRILDVAESHPQIAISTIASRVSGADSELVERVLDEYGDPNQEQTPANKADPSATMSQSQTPPGADKTELHTETDVATKFGDDVGPKQLMTLEAIYEHPDASQRQLADLLDVSHSTISHRLSEIEGFDWENRWSIVKDFFEDADTDGKISSQEMGDRLDQLEQQIESLDRSPESPFKDVELAHKVIHACIESENISVEEELRILKSVAVDN; encoded by the coding sequence ATGAGTGGAACAGAGAACCAACAGCCCATTCCGCGGGCAATGATACACAAACGGATCCTAGATGTGGCTGAGTCTCATCCACAGATAGCTATCAGTACTATCGCGTCCCGAGTCAGCGGTGCAGACTCAGAACTAGTCGAGCGAGTACTCGATGAATATGGGGATCCAAATCAAGAACAGACACCGGCAAACAAAGCCGACCCCTCCGCGACCATGAGCCAAAGCCAAACACCGCCAGGAGCCGACAAGACTGAACTGCATACAGAGACCGATGTCGCTACCAAATTCGGTGATGACGTTGGACCGAAACAACTCATGACGCTTGAGGCGATTTATGAACATCCCGATGCGTCACAGCGTCAGCTAGCTGACCTGCTCGACGTCAGCCACTCAACAATCTCTCACCGACTGAGTGAAATCGAGGGATTCGACTGGGAGAACCGATGGAGCATTGTCAAAGACTTCTTTGAGGATGCGGATACTGACGGAAAAATCTCAAGTCAGGAGATGGGCGATCGACTTGATCAACTCGAACAACAGATCGAATCGCTCGACCGGTCTCCAGAATCCCCCTTCAAGGATGTTGAGCTGGCACATAAGGTCATACACGCGTGTATTGAATCGGAAAATATCTCAGTTGAAGAGGAACTCCGGATACTCAAATCAGTAGCCGTTGACAACTGA
- a CDS encoding NAD-dependent epimerase/dehydratase family protein has translation MAYLITGGTGFLGARVAHRLVSRGEDVVLFDYAPVRDRITGIEDDVTLVRGDIRQVEQLARVFVEHDVTSIAHLASALTGTCSDQPPLAMSINAVGSANVLELASIHDVNRVVFASSLAAYGYVEYDEEREVDEKSPRWPNNLYGSTKVLKEDMGRHYAAENDMNVFGLRFGAIVGPGRAGGTPVVHLQDLFENPATGKPVTVTGAELKMNWLYVKDAAASIIQALDVSQQGFDMFNVRDRFMSVRAVAGLVAENVPDADITVVSEPDEDHYPYGTHPKLDDTKMREVLGFTPEVGLESGIQEYVRLTAEQS, from the coding sequence ATGGCATATCTTATTACAGGAGGGACCGGGTTCCTCGGAGCGAGAGTCGCTCACCGACTCGTCTCACGAGGGGAAGACGTCGTTCTGTTCGATTATGCTCCAGTACGTGACAGAATCACAGGAATCGAAGACGACGTTACTCTTGTCCGGGGAGATATTCGGCAGGTTGAGCAGTTAGCGAGAGTGTTCGTCGAACACGACGTGACGTCAATCGCCCATCTTGCGTCAGCACTCACCGGTACGTGTAGCGACCAACCACCCCTTGCGATGTCTATCAACGCCGTCGGTTCAGCAAACGTACTCGAACTCGCTAGCATTCACGACGTTAATCGGGTAGTGTTCGCAAGTTCACTTGCGGCGTATGGATACGTCGAATACGATGAGGAGAGAGAGGTCGACGAGAAATCCCCTCGATGGCCGAACAACCTCTATGGATCGACGAAAGTGCTGAAAGAGGATATGGGACGACACTACGCAGCAGAAAACGACATGAACGTGTTCGGACTACGTTTCGGTGCGATTGTCGGACCGGGCCGTGCTGGTGGAACTCCAGTCGTCCATCTACAGGACCTCTTTGAGAACCCCGCAACAGGGAAACCGGTCACAGTGACTGGAGCTGAGTTGAAAATGAACTGGCTCTACGTCAAAGATGCCGCAGCGAGTATCATTCAGGCGTTAGACGTTAGCCAGCAAGGGTTTGATATGTTCAACGTTCGTGACCGCTTTATGTCGGTTCGAGCGGTTGCCGGACTGGTGGCTGAGAACGTACCTGATGCGGATATTACCGTCGTGTCTGAGCCAGACGAAGATCACTACCCGTATGGGACCCACCCGAAACTCGACGACACAAAAATGCGGGAGGTTCTCGGCTTCACACCCGAAGTTGGACTCGAAAGCGGTATCCAGGAATACGTGCGACTCACAGCAGAGCAGTCCTGA
- a CDS encoding enoyl-CoA hydratase/isomerase family protein: MPAVETPHLEVDVGDIVTVSLNRPEVLNAIDTELATALESLLKRLHEHPPKPLLLRGNGEATCSGVDTAIVSNPDFEAENVEFRHTIHEVFDLLRLYGGPVGFAGKGAVVGAGMVLAANSDFVVLADDTTLMFPEIKLGLLSRPTMVILADTVGDRLAKEIVLTGEPITPERAREIGLVNCVVRAADVVETTRRYLDQTREYDAELVASAKHTINRRDAKTFWNRNEADLRGE, encoded by the coding sequence GTGCCAGCCGTAGAGACCCCCCATTTGGAGGTAGACGTGGGAGATATTGTGACGGTGAGCCTCAATAGGCCGGAAGTGCTCAATGCAATTGACACCGAACTCGCAACTGCGTTGGAGTCATTGCTCAAGAGGTTGCACGAGCACCCCCCAAAACCCCTGTTACTCCGGGGCAATGGGGAGGCAACCTGTTCAGGCGTCGATACGGCAATCGTTTCAAATCCGGATTTCGAAGCCGAAAACGTCGAGTTTCGCCACACAATCCACGAGGTGTTTGACCTCCTCCGACTATACGGTGGACCAGTCGGGTTCGCTGGGAAAGGAGCTGTGGTTGGCGCAGGGATGGTGTTGGCAGCGAACTCGGATTTCGTCGTACTAGCTGACGATACGACGCTCATGTTCCCAGAAATCAAACTGGGACTTCTCTCTCGGCCCACTATGGTGATTTTGGCAGACACAGTTGGTGACCGACTAGCCAAAGAGATAGTGCTGACGGGAGAGCCGATTACGCCGGAGCGGGCGCGAGAAATCGGACTCGTAAACTGCGTTGTACGCGCTGCCGATGTCGTTGAAACAACGCGACGCTATCTCGATCAGACGCGAGAATATGACGCTGAGCTCGTAGCATCAGCTAAGCATACCATCAACCGGCGGGACGCCAAGACGTTCTGGAACCGGAACGAAGCAGATCTCCGAGGCGAGTAA
- a CDS encoding enoyl-CoA hydratase/isomerase family protein yields MVSNSYPSLEIDETDATIVASLDRPKKLNALDTELASSLHELLGDLNSAPEKGLLLRGNGATTCAGADTSIVANDDVDSSAHSQMIHEIYQRLHRYPRPTVMACKGAIVGAAFQFALASDIAVVGEETTISKAEIEHGIYSEFAVEMTAHEIGRRATRELYLSGDPLAPERALAMGFASAVVPEDTVDSVARSKLHELVEKDTVAYEKIKRKLMFYEDLDTFELYS; encoded by the coding sequence ATGGTTTCCAATAGCTATCCCTCGCTGGAAATCGACGAGACAGACGCTACCATTGTCGCCTCACTGGACCGACCCAAGAAACTCAACGCACTCGATACGGAGCTTGCGAGCAGCTTGCACGAACTGTTGGGTGATCTCAATAGTGCTCCCGAGAAGGGACTACTACTCAGAGGAAACGGAGCGACGACGTGTGCAGGAGCGGATACGAGTATTGTCGCAAACGACGATGTCGATTCATCGGCACACTCGCAGATGATTCACGAGATTTACCAACGACTCCATCGATATCCACGACCGACTGTGATGGCCTGCAAAGGGGCTATTGTTGGTGCCGCGTTCCAATTTGCTCTCGCATCCGATATCGCGGTCGTCGGTGAGGAAACGACGATTTCGAAAGCCGAGATTGAGCACGGCATATACTCCGAGTTCGCAGTAGAGATGACTGCTCATGAAATCGGGAGGCGAGCAACCAGAGAGCTCTACCTATCGGGCGATCCCCTGGCACCAGAACGAGCGCTCGCAATGGGGTTTGCCTCTGCGGTTGTCCCAGAGGATACAGTCGATTCTGTCGCCCGATCCAAGCTTCACGAACTCGTCGAGAAGGACACCGTCGCCTACGAGAAGATCAAGCGCAAGCTAATGTTCTACGAGGACCTCGATACGTTCGAACTGTATTCATAG
- a CDS encoding SDR family NAD(P)-dependent oxidoreductase, producing MMGRLAGKTAIITGACSGIGFGIAEAYVDEGARVAIFDVETDDFESVNAQLDGETLTVECDVMDSNDVQSAVDRVLDEWGQIDIVVNNAGIVVRNNIENTTDEEMELVLDVDLKGVMRVTRAAMPALRESGGSIINISSAAAEGGVANLSAYSAAKGGVSSLTRQLAADYGEDGVNVNAIAPGTAKTPINEAVREKDPEWEAEIASKIPLGRLATPQDMQGPAVFLASEEGAYVSGQILLVDGGRTAQSR from the coding sequence ATGATGGGCCGACTAGCCGGGAAAACTGCGATAATCACTGGTGCTTGTAGTGGAATTGGATTCGGTATCGCTGAGGCGTATGTCGACGAGGGCGCGCGCGTAGCAATTTTCGACGTCGAAACGGACGACTTCGAGTCGGTAAATGCGCAACTCGATGGCGAGACACTCACTGTGGAATGTGACGTGATGGATTCCAACGACGTGCAAAGCGCCGTTGATCGTGTCCTTGATGAATGGGGTCAAATCGACATTGTTGTGAACAACGCGGGGATTGTCGTCCGGAACAATATCGAGAATACAACTGATGAGGAGATGGAGCTAGTATTGGACGTGGACCTCAAAGGGGTAATGCGAGTTACACGGGCAGCGATGCCAGCACTCCGTGAGTCCGGAGGATCGATAATCAACATCTCGTCGGCTGCAGCGGAAGGAGGGGTAGCTAATCTCAGTGCGTACTCGGCGGCCAAAGGGGGCGTCTCGAGCCTGACCCGGCAGCTAGCAGCGGATTATGGAGAAGATGGGGTGAATGTCAACGCCATTGCTCCCGGCACTGCGAAGACCCCAATCAACGAAGCAGTCCGTGAGAAGGACCCCGAGTGGGAAGCCGAGATTGCCTCGAAGATTCCACTCGGGCGACTCGCGACACCCCAAGACATGCAAGGGCCTGCCGTCTTCTTAGCGTCCGAGGAAGGCGCGTATGTGTCTGGTCAAATCCTGCTCGTCGACGGTGGACGGACCGCCCAGTCGCGATAG
- a CDS encoding IclR family transcriptional regulator, whose translation MVNKHRGGRTIKAAETVFDIIETLQVEGPMQVTELADNVGKAPSTVHGHLTTLLQREYVVRQDGKYKLGLKFTKLGREIRFDLDVVSTAEPTLTALAEDTGEEAWLTIEENGASVPVMNKTVDRSVESVGMIGSYTDIHNSGAGKSVLAFLPEDQILDIIEKKGLPKSTEHTITDHEKLLAELAEIRENGYAVSDEERYEGVRSVFSPIIVGERVYGSIGVAGPANRLRDSLYQEEIPERVMEASNEIELRLRYPKFNQGES comes from the coding sequence ATGGTAAACAAACACAGGGGAGGGCGGACGATTAAGGCCGCTGAAACCGTGTTTGATATCATCGAAACACTGCAAGTTGAGGGCCCCATGCAGGTGACAGAACTAGCTGACAACGTCGGCAAGGCCCCCAGCACCGTCCACGGTCATCTAACAACGCTCCTCCAACGAGAATATGTAGTAAGACAGGATGGAAAGTACAAGCTTGGACTGAAGTTCACCAAACTCGGTCGTGAAATCAGATTCGACCTTGACGTAGTATCGACAGCTGAACCGACACTCACCGCTCTTGCCGAGGATACTGGAGAAGAAGCTTGGCTTACTATCGAGGAGAACGGAGCCAGCGTTCCAGTGATGAATAAGACAGTAGACCGTAGTGTCGAATCCGTTGGGATGATTGGTTCATATACTGACATTCACAACAGTGGCGCCGGGAAGTCAGTCCTCGCGTTCCTTCCTGAAGACCAGATATTAGATATAATTGAAAAGAAGGGGTTGCCGAAGAGTACGGAACATACGATTACTGATCACGAGAAGCTGCTCGCAGAGCTCGCAGAGATTCGAGAGAACGGCTATGCGGTTAGTGACGAAGAGCGATATGAAGGAGTTCGAAGCGTGTTCAGTCCGATTATCGTCGGCGAACGAGTGTACGGGTCGATTGGAGTCGCCGGTCCGGCCAACCGTCTCCGAGACTCGCTGTATCAAGAGGAGATTCCTGAACGAGTGATGGAGGCGAGCAACGAAATCGAACTCCGGCTACGATATCCCAAGTTCAACCAAGGAGAGAGCTGA